A single window of Anopheles moucheti chromosome 2, idAnoMoucSN_F20_07, whole genome shotgun sequence DNA harbors:
- the LOC128297759 gene encoding uncharacterized protein LOC128297759: MDLNSLPNEVLCCIFDYLPWKDRQRVSLVCSRWNDIINSVHYLRRQKLVLYNYGKAKFFSGVGVQLLCRQKSIEFYSNAMLDTEELLDTIIKSFSTGSAMVQSLSLFLRSEHKLAFGLVVANIPNLLHLTELKISANEALTNGVHIDSACLEKINISFYQNSLCRLNTPRLHTLHLTVRYRSEMDLLSTVSAQLIELKVSFISKDHVAQLFGCDFSSLKALSILLENDKYISYSVSPVLLRPLDRTGIFSRSIVGLETLRIVDICNIFDFEFLQMFSYAKSLKALTINYFKLVGEVSELINGFKGLTCLNLEGCRKMDAAKTLELPGLQTLVMPYKQLSLFSGTPMSMLTTLYYNNAAKDQTNFVKQIANAFTNLTFLCLQHFDNELDTNAFLHLNLLTKLRALVIQNMSVNSHIFVNCPTMLQLERLVMDTIVTEVSILDVIPARFPSLQTFVISNCFLYLIPKDSAKCYMTFDDLRRQMHCCRISTKDSTIFTNHAKQC; encoded by the exons ATGGATTTGAACTCTCTTCCAAACGAG GTGCTCTGCTGTATTTTTGATTACCTGCCATGGAAAGATCGACAGCGTGTTTCGCTGGTGTGCAGCAGATGGAACGACATTATCAATTCGGTTCACTATCTACGTCGCCAGAAACTGGTGCTCTACAACTATGGCAAGGCAAAGTTTTTCTCCGGTGTCGGGGTGCAGCTGCTGTGCCGTCAAAAAAGCATCGAATTTTACTCGAACGCCATGCTGGACACTGAGGAGTTGCTCGACACGATCATAAAATCGTTCAGCACCGGGTCTGCCATGGTTCAGTCCTTGTCGTTGTTTCTACGCTCGGAGCATAAGCTCGCGTtcgggctggtggtggccaacATTCCCAACTTGCTGCACCTGACCGAGCTAAAGATATCCGCCAACGAGGCGCTTACGAACGGTGTCCACATCGACAGTGCGTGCCTCGAGAAGATCAACATTTCGTTCTATCAAAACTCACTCTGTCGGCTCAATACGCCACGATTGCATACGTTGCATCTGACCGTACGGTACCGCAGCGAAATGGATCTGTTAAGCACGGTGTCGGCGCAACTTATCGAGCTTAAGGTGTCGTTCATCTCCAAGGATCATGTGGCGCAGCTGTTTGGTTGCGATTTTAGTTCGCTGAAGGCGTTGAGTATCTTGCTGGAAAATGACAAATACATATCGTACAGTGTGTCGCCGGTACTGCTTAGACCGCTGGACAGAACAGGGATATTTTCCAGAAGCATCGTAGGACTCGAAACACTACGCATCGTCGACATATGTAATATATTCGACTTCGAATTCCTTCAGATGTTTTCGTACGCAAAGTCTCTTAAAGCTCTCACTATCAACTACTTCAAGCTGGTCGGTGAAGTGAGCGAGCTTATTAACGGGTTTAAGGGACTTACC TGTCTTAATCTAGAGGGATGTCGCAAAATGGATGCAGCGAAAACGTTGGAATTACCCGGCCTACAGACACTAGTGATGCCTTACAAACAGCTCTCACTGTTCAGCGGAACACCGATGAGCATGCTTACGACGCTGTACTACAACAACGCCGCGAAGGACCAAACCAACTTTGTTAAGCAGATCGCAAACGCTTTTACGAATCTGACCTTTCTCTGTCTGCAACACTTTGACAACGAGCTCGACACGAACGCGTTTCTGCATCTGAACTTGTTGACGAAATTGCGGGCGTTAGTCATACAGAACATGTCAGTGAACAGCCACATATTTGTCAACTGTCCCACGATGCTGCAGCTCGAACGGCTGGTAATGGATACGATCGTGACG GAAGTGTCTATCCTGGATGTGATACCGGCCCGTTTCCCATCGCTGCAAACGTTCGTCATCAGCAACTGTTTCCTGTACCTGATCCCTAAGGATAGTGCCAAATGTTACATGACGTTTGACGATTTGCGCCGCCAGATGCACTGCTGTCGCATATCGACAAAAGATTCGACCATTTTTACCAACCACGCTAAGCAATGCTGA
- the LOC128299383 gene encoding peptide transporter family 1-like isoform X2, whose product MRTVLALYLTQKLAYSKDTATVIYHIFTSLAYFFPLMGAILADSWLGKFKTIFYLSIVYCAGSTLIALGAIPPLNLPATSMTMLGLLFIAVGSGGIKPCVSAFGGDQFKLPEQAAQLAKFFSLFYFAINAGSLISTTLTPILREDVHCFGENNCFPLAFGVPAVLMILSIVIFVCGRTLYTIKKPAGNMIVLVFKCIGNALSVRSKERVTNPREHWLEYAESKYGKGIVADIKALLKILILYVPLPVFWALFDQQGSRWTFQATRMDGEVAGYTIKPDQMQVINPLLILAFIPVFESVVYPMLAKIGIRRPLQKLSFGGLLAGAAFVLSGFVEIALDRTNAVLPAGHESQLRIFNGLPCDYRFHTDIPNLSGFSVPSRGAFEALHIDVPDGNTTFQFRAETSEIGCVRENMTEFSGTFYLNPGNAVSYFISRKGGKSSLVEYADTAEKDRNGLPRMRLLANVQTTKHISLRHGGNTAIVYNISLNRYDQMAVTEGEYGVYVGERQIATVKLSPGGVYTLILDEFLENEFNLQTHIITPSNSVHMLWLVPQYVVITAGEVMFSITGLEFSYSQAPESMKSVIQAFWLLTVAIGNMLVVFIAEAKFVQSQSLEFFLFAALMFLDMGLFMLLAIRYRYADTGASLDSIEAETNGKKRNDALAISDTLSERSAKSTTYANEAFRED is encoded by the exons ATGCGAA CGGTTCTGGCACTCTACCTTACGCAAAAGCTCGCCTACAGCAAGGACACTGCCACCGTGATCTACCACATCTTTACCAGCCTGGCGTACTTTTTCCCCCTGATGGGAGCCATCCTGGCGGACAGTTGGTTGGGAAAGTTCAAGACCATCTTCTATCTCTCGATCGTATACTGTGCCGGTAGTACGCTGATTGCTCTCGGTGCGATTCCACCGTTGAATCTGCCTGCCAC ATCGATGACCATGTTGGGGCTGCTGTTTATAGCGGTCGGTTCCGGCGGTATCAAACCGTGCGTGTCTGCGTTCGGAGGCGATCAGTTTAAGCTGCCGGAACAGGCGGCTCAGCTGGCCAAATTCTTTTCGCTGTTCTATTTTGCCATCAATGCGGGTTCCCTCATTTCCACCACGCTGACACCGATCCTGCGCGAAGATGTGCACTGCTTCGGGGAAAACAACTGCTTCCCGCTCGCATTCGGCGTCCCCGCCGTACTGATGATCCTGTCGATCGTGATCTTCGTGTGTGGCCGGACGTTGTACACGATCAAGAAACCTGCCGGCAATATGATCGTGCTGGTGTTCAAGTGTATCGGCAATGCGCTGTCGGTACGGTCGAAGGAACGCGTGACCAACCCGCGGGAACACTGGCTCGAGTATGCCGAGTCCAAGTACGGCAAAGGGATTGTGGCGGACATCAAGGCGTTGCTGAAAATTCTCATCCTCTACGTACCGCTGCCCGTGTTTTGGGCACTGTTCGACCAGCAGGGATCTCGCTGGACGTTCCAGGCGACGCGGATGGACGGTGAAGTTGCCGGATACACGATCAAACCGGACCAGATGCAGGTGATCAATCCGCTCCTGATTCTGGCCTTCATACCCGTGTTTGAAAGTGTCGTCTATCCGATGCTGGCCAAGATCGGCATTCGGCGTCCGTTGCAGAAGCTTTCGTTCGGTGGACTGCTTGCCGGCGCTGCCTTCGTACTGTCCGGCTTCGTGGAGATTGCGCTCGATCGGACGAACGCGGTCCTGCCGGCCGGGCACGAGTCGCAGCTGCGCATCTTCAACGGGCTACCGTGCGACTACCGCTTCCACACCGACATACCCAACCTGAGCGGCTTCAGCGTACCATCGCGGGGAGCATTCGAGGCGCTGCACATCGACGTACCGGACGGCAACACCACGTTCCAGTTCCGGGCGGAGACGAGTGAAATCGGGTGCGTGCGGGAAAACATGACCGAGTTCAGCGGTACCTTCTATCTAAATCCGGGCAACGCGGTCAGCTACTTCATCAGCCGGAAGGGTGGCAAGAGCAGTCTGGTCGAGTACGCCGACACGGCGGAGAAGGACCGTAACGGGCTGCCCCGGATGCGGCTGCTGGCGAACGTGCAAACCACCAAGCACATCTCGCTGCGGCACGGCGGCAACACCGCCATCGTGTACAACATTTCGCTCAACCGGTACGACCAGATGGCCGTCACGGAGGGCGAGTACGGTGTGTACGTGGGCGAGCGGCAGATTGCCACCGTCAAGCTGAGCCCGGGCGGAGTGTACACGCTAATCTTGGATGAGTTTCTGGAGAACGAATTC AACCTTCAAACACACATCATCACTCCGTCCAACTCGGTGCACATGCTGTGGCTGGTACCGCAGTACGTCGTCATTACCGCCGGCGAGGTAATGTTTTCCATCACCGGGCTCGAGTTTTCCTACTCGCAAGCACCCGAAAGCATGAAATCGGTCATCCAGGCGTTCTGGTTGCTTACGGTCGCGATCGGCAACATGCTGGTGGTGTTTATCGCCGAAGCCAAATTTGTACAGTCCCAATCGCTCGAGTTTTTCCTCTTTGCCGCGCTTATGTTTCTCGACATGGGGCTGTTCATGCTGCTGGCCATAAGGTATCGTTACGCGGACACCGGTGCGTCGCTCGATTCGATCGAGGCGGAAACGAACGGCAAGAAGCGGAACGATGCGCTAGCGATTAGCGATACGCTGTCGGAGCGAAGCGCCAAAAGCACAACCTACGCCAACGAAGCGTTCCGGGAAGACTGA
- the LOC128299383 gene encoding peptide transporter family 1-like isoform X1 has product MVSTRFEINSTPPVRYPRSIFFIISNEFSERFNYYGMRTVLALYLTQKLAYSKDTATVIYHIFTSLAYFFPLMGAILADSWLGKFKTIFYLSIVYCAGSTLIALGAIPPLNLPATSMTMLGLLFIAVGSGGIKPCVSAFGGDQFKLPEQAAQLAKFFSLFYFAINAGSLISTTLTPILREDVHCFGENNCFPLAFGVPAVLMILSIVIFVCGRTLYTIKKPAGNMIVLVFKCIGNALSVRSKERVTNPREHWLEYAESKYGKGIVADIKALLKILILYVPLPVFWALFDQQGSRWTFQATRMDGEVAGYTIKPDQMQVINPLLILAFIPVFESVVYPMLAKIGIRRPLQKLSFGGLLAGAAFVLSGFVEIALDRTNAVLPAGHESQLRIFNGLPCDYRFHTDIPNLSGFSVPSRGAFEALHIDVPDGNTTFQFRAETSEIGCVRENMTEFSGTFYLNPGNAVSYFISRKGGKSSLVEYADTAEKDRNGLPRMRLLANVQTTKHISLRHGGNTAIVYNISLNRYDQMAVTEGEYGVYVGERQIATVKLSPGGVYTLILDEFLENEFNLQTHIITPSNSVHMLWLVPQYVVITAGEVMFSITGLEFSYSQAPESMKSVIQAFWLLTVAIGNMLVVFIAEAKFVQSQSLEFFLFAALMFLDMGLFMLLAIRYRYADTGASLDSIEAETNGKKRNDALAISDTLSERSAKSTTYANEAFRED; this is encoded by the exons CCCGTGCGGTATCCTCGCTCGATATTCTTCATCATCAGCAATGAGTTCAGCGAACGATTCAACTACTATGGCATGCGAA CGGTTCTGGCACTCTACCTTACGCAAAAGCTCGCCTACAGCAAGGACACTGCCACCGTGATCTACCACATCTTTACCAGCCTGGCGTACTTTTTCCCCCTGATGGGAGCCATCCTGGCGGACAGTTGGTTGGGAAAGTTCAAGACCATCTTCTATCTCTCGATCGTATACTGTGCCGGTAGTACGCTGATTGCTCTCGGTGCGATTCCACCGTTGAATCTGCCTGCCAC ATCGATGACCATGTTGGGGCTGCTGTTTATAGCGGTCGGTTCCGGCGGTATCAAACCGTGCGTGTCTGCGTTCGGAGGCGATCAGTTTAAGCTGCCGGAACAGGCGGCTCAGCTGGCCAAATTCTTTTCGCTGTTCTATTTTGCCATCAATGCGGGTTCCCTCATTTCCACCACGCTGACACCGATCCTGCGCGAAGATGTGCACTGCTTCGGGGAAAACAACTGCTTCCCGCTCGCATTCGGCGTCCCCGCCGTACTGATGATCCTGTCGATCGTGATCTTCGTGTGTGGCCGGACGTTGTACACGATCAAGAAACCTGCCGGCAATATGATCGTGCTGGTGTTCAAGTGTATCGGCAATGCGCTGTCGGTACGGTCGAAGGAACGCGTGACCAACCCGCGGGAACACTGGCTCGAGTATGCCGAGTCCAAGTACGGCAAAGGGATTGTGGCGGACATCAAGGCGTTGCTGAAAATTCTCATCCTCTACGTACCGCTGCCCGTGTTTTGGGCACTGTTCGACCAGCAGGGATCTCGCTGGACGTTCCAGGCGACGCGGATGGACGGTGAAGTTGCCGGATACACGATCAAACCGGACCAGATGCAGGTGATCAATCCGCTCCTGATTCTGGCCTTCATACCCGTGTTTGAAAGTGTCGTCTATCCGATGCTGGCCAAGATCGGCATTCGGCGTCCGTTGCAGAAGCTTTCGTTCGGTGGACTGCTTGCCGGCGCTGCCTTCGTACTGTCCGGCTTCGTGGAGATTGCGCTCGATCGGACGAACGCGGTCCTGCCGGCCGGGCACGAGTCGCAGCTGCGCATCTTCAACGGGCTACCGTGCGACTACCGCTTCCACACCGACATACCCAACCTGAGCGGCTTCAGCGTACCATCGCGGGGAGCATTCGAGGCGCTGCACATCGACGTACCGGACGGCAACACCACGTTCCAGTTCCGGGCGGAGACGAGTGAAATCGGGTGCGTGCGGGAAAACATGACCGAGTTCAGCGGTACCTTCTATCTAAATCCGGGCAACGCGGTCAGCTACTTCATCAGCCGGAAGGGTGGCAAGAGCAGTCTGGTCGAGTACGCCGACACGGCGGAGAAGGACCGTAACGGGCTGCCCCGGATGCGGCTGCTGGCGAACGTGCAAACCACCAAGCACATCTCGCTGCGGCACGGCGGCAACACCGCCATCGTGTACAACATTTCGCTCAACCGGTACGACCAGATGGCCGTCACGGAGGGCGAGTACGGTGTGTACGTGGGCGAGCGGCAGATTGCCACCGTCAAGCTGAGCCCGGGCGGAGTGTACACGCTAATCTTGGATGAGTTTCTGGAGAACGAATTC AACCTTCAAACACACATCATCACTCCGTCCAACTCGGTGCACATGCTGTGGCTGGTACCGCAGTACGTCGTCATTACCGCCGGCGAGGTAATGTTTTCCATCACCGGGCTCGAGTTTTCCTACTCGCAAGCACCCGAAAGCATGAAATCGGTCATCCAGGCGTTCTGGTTGCTTACGGTCGCGATCGGCAACATGCTGGTGGTGTTTATCGCCGAAGCCAAATTTGTACAGTCCCAATCGCTCGAGTTTTTCCTCTTTGCCGCGCTTATGTTTCTCGACATGGGGCTGTTCATGCTGCTGGCCATAAGGTATCGTTACGCGGACACCGGTGCGTCGCTCGATTCGATCGAGGCGGAAACGAACGGCAAGAAGCGGAACGATGCGCTAGCGATTAGCGATACGCTGTCGGAGCGAAGCGCCAAAAGCACAACCTACGCCAACGAAGCGTTCCGGGAAGACTGA